In Actinomycetes bacterium, a genomic segment contains:
- a CDS encoding adenosine deaminase — translation MTAPTGAAAARRSATALPKAHLHLHFTGAMRHTTMLELAAVHGVRLPDALLETHLPELTPDERGWFRFQRLYDAARSVLQYPNDVRRLVREVAEDERADGSGWLEIQVDPSGYAARFGGITAFLELVLDAVRDASAATGVGIAVIIGANRTRHPMDARVLARLAVQYAGRGVVGFGLANDERRAPAEDFERAFRIARRADLLATPHGGELLGAASVRSCVTALGADRIGHGVRSVEDPAVLDLLAERGITCEVCPSSNVGMGIYPNLSSVPLRQLLAAGVPVALAADDPLLFGSRLAAQYTVARETHGLDDAALAGLARSSVRAARMPDDLRRRLLAGIDDWLAAAY, via the coding sequence CTGACCGCCCCTACGGGCGCGGCAGCAGCGCGCCGATCGGCCACCGCGCTGCCCAAGGCGCACCTGCACCTGCACTTCACCGGCGCCATGCGGCACACCACCATGCTCGAGCTCGCGGCCGTGCACGGGGTCCGGCTGCCGGACGCCCTGCTCGAGACCCACCTGCCGGAGCTGACACCCGACGAGCGCGGCTGGTTCCGGTTCCAGCGGCTGTACGACGCGGCCCGGTCGGTGCTGCAGTACCCGAACGACGTCCGTCGGCTGGTCCGCGAGGTCGCCGAGGACGAGCGCGCCGACGGCTCCGGCTGGCTGGAGATCCAGGTCGACCCCAGCGGGTACGCCGCGCGGTTCGGCGGGATCACCGCCTTCCTCGAGCTGGTCCTGGACGCCGTCCGGGACGCGTCCGCCGCCACCGGCGTCGGGATCGCGGTGATCATCGGGGCGAACCGGACCCGGCACCCGATGGACGCCAGGGTGCTGGCCCGGCTCGCCGTCCAGTACGCCGGCCGCGGGGTGGTCGGCTTCGGGCTGGCCAACGACGAGCGCCGGGCGCCCGCCGAGGACTTCGAGCGGGCCTTCCGGATCGCCCGCAGGGCCGACCTGCTGGCCACGCCGCACGGCGGCGAGCTGCTCGGCGCAGCGTCCGTGCGCTCGTGCGTCACGGCGCTGGGAGCGGACCGGATCGGCCACGGGGTGCGCTCGGTCGAGGACCCGGCCGTGCTCGACCTGCTGGCCGAGCGCGGCATCACCTGCGAGGTGTGCCCCAGCTCGAACGTCGGAATGGGGATCTACCCGAACCTGTCGAGCGTGCCGCTGCGGCAGCTGCTGGCCGCGGGGGTCCCGGTCGCGCTGGCCGCCGACGACCCGCTGCTGTTCGGCTCCCGGCTGGCCGCCCAGTACACGGTCGCGCGCGAGACGCACGGCCTGGACGACGCCGCGCTGGCCGGGCTGGCCCGCTCATCGGTCCGGGCCGCACGGATGCCCGACGACCTGCGCCGGCGGCTGCTGGCCGGGATCGACGACTGGCTGGCCGCCGCCTACAG
- a CDS encoding pyridoxal phosphate-dependent aminotransferase, which produces MGRVSTPSAHPSADRRISLRIGAITESATLAVDAKAKALAAAGRPVVGFAAGEPDFPTPDYIVAAAIAACQNPRWHRYTPAAGLPELREAIAAKTLRDSAYEVSAAQVLVTNGGKHAIFNAFATLLDPGDEVLLPAPYWTTYPESIRLAGGTPVAVPTDETSGYRATLDQLEAARTPRTRALVFVSPSNPTGAVYPPEQVAAIGRWAVEHGLWVVTDEIYEHLVYDDAQFASMPTLVPELAERCVVVNGVAKTYAMTGWRVGWMIGPTDTVKAAANLQSHSTSNVANVSQVAALAAVSGDLSAVAMMRAAFDRRRVTMTQMLSAIPGVTCPRPHGAFYCYPSVKGVLGKEIRGQRPQTSLDLAALILDEVEVAVVPGEAFGTPGYLRLSYALGDDDLVEGVGRIQKLLAEAAD; this is translated from the coding sequence ATCGGCCGGGTGAGCACTCCCTCAGCACATCCGTCGGCCGACCGACGCATCTCCCTGCGGATCGGCGCCATCACAGAGTCCGCGACGCTCGCCGTCGACGCCAAGGCCAAGGCCCTGGCGGCGGCCGGGCGCCCGGTGGTGGGCTTCGCCGCCGGCGAGCCGGACTTCCCCACGCCCGACTACATCGTCGCGGCGGCGATCGCGGCCTGCCAGAACCCGCGATGGCACCGCTACACGCCCGCGGCCGGCCTGCCGGAGCTGCGCGAGGCCATCGCCGCGAAGACGCTGCGGGACAGCGCCTACGAGGTCAGCGCCGCCCAGGTCCTGGTCACCAACGGCGGCAAGCATGCGATCTTCAACGCCTTCGCGACGCTGCTCGACCCCGGTGACGAGGTGCTGCTGCCCGCGCCGTACTGGACCACCTACCCCGAGTCGATCCGGCTGGCCGGCGGCACGCCGGTCGCGGTGCCCACCGACGAGACGTCCGGCTACCGGGCGACCCTGGACCAGCTCGAGGCGGCCCGCACCCCGCGGACCAGGGCTCTGGTCTTCGTGTCGCCGTCCAACCCGACCGGCGCGGTCTACCCGCCGGAGCAGGTCGCGGCGATCGGCCGCTGGGCGGTGGAGCACGGCCTGTGGGTCGTCACCGACGAGATCTACGAGCACCTGGTCTACGACGACGCGCAGTTCGCCTCCATGCCGACCCTCGTGCCCGAGCTGGCCGAGCGCTGCGTCGTGGTCAACGGCGTGGCCAAGACCTACGCCATGACCGGCTGGCGGGTGGGCTGGATGATCGGACCCACGGACACCGTCAAGGCCGCGGCGAACCTGCAGTCGCACTCCACCTCAAACGTGGCCAACGTCTCCCAGGTGGCCGCGCTGGCCGCGGTCTCCGGGGACCTGTCGGCCGTGGCGATGATGCGGGCCGCGTTCGACCGTCGTCGGGTCACCATGACCCAGATGCTGTCCGCCATCCCCGGCGTGACCTGCCCGCGCCCGCATGGCGCCTTCTACTGCTACCCCTCGGTCAAGGGCGTGCTCGGCAAGGAGATCCGCGGGCAGCGCCCGCAGACCTCGCTGGACCTGGCGGCGCTGATCCTGGACGAGGTGGAGGTCGCGGTGGTCCCCGGCGAGGCGTTCGGCACCCCCGGATACCTGCGGCTGTCCTATGCGCTGGGTGACGACGACCTGGTCGAGGGGGTCGGCCGGATCCAGAAGCTGCTGGCCGAGGCTGCCGACTGA
- the secE gene encoding preprotein translocase subunit SecE, protein MTDTHGSTATPERGRPGSGAKGDRPGLMARLGLFYRQVVAELRKVIWPTRSELMTYTSVVMVFVTAVTIVVSVLDYVFGRAVLFVFGN, encoded by the coding sequence GTGACCGACACACACGGTTCCACGGCGACCCCGGAGCGTGGCCGCCCAGGCTCCGGCGCCAAGGGGGACCGGCCCGGGCTGATGGCCCGGCTCGGGCTGTTCTACCGCCAGGTAGTCGCCGAGCTGCGCAAGGTCATCTGGCCGACCCGCAGCGAGCTGATGACCTACACCTCCGTCGTCATGGTCTTCGTGACCGCCGTCACGATCGTCGTGTCCGTCCTCGACTACGTGTTCGGGCGCGCCGTCTTGTTCGTCTTCGGCAACTGA
- the nusG gene encoding transcription termination/antitermination protein NusG yields the protein MPVTEFTSPDGVDIDDAVMDPATEEVVEVVEVEEVVAAEAVEAAEEELAGEELDPVTAFRLALRAAPGEWYVVHSYAGYENRVKTNIESRTTSLNMEDFIFQVEVPQEEAVEIKNGQRKLVRRNKFPGYVLVRMDLTDESWGAVRNTPGVTGFVGHAHQPTPLTVDEVVAILGPTAEAKAAEKVEVKVLDFQVGDSVTVIDGPFTSLQATIHEINADTQRVKGLVEIFGRETPVELSFSQIQKN from the coding sequence GTGCCTGTGACCGAGTTCACCAGCCCAGACGGCGTCGACATCGACGACGCCGTGATGGACCCTGCGACCGAGGAGGTCGTCGAGGTCGTCGAGGTCGAGGAGGTCGTTGCGGCCGAGGCGGTCGAGGCGGCCGAGGAAGAGTTGGCCGGGGAGGAGCTCGACCCGGTCACCGCGTTCCGGCTGGCGCTGCGGGCCGCGCCCGGCGAGTGGTACGTCGTGCACTCCTACGCCGGGTACGAGAACCGGGTGAAGACCAACATCGAGAGCCGCACGACCTCGCTGAACATGGAGGACTTCATCTTCCAGGTCGAGGTTCCGCAGGAAGAGGCGGTCGAGATCAAGAACGGCCAGCGCAAGCTGGTCCGGCGCAACAAGTTCCCCGGGTACGTCCTGGTTCGCATGGACCTCACCGACGAGTCGTGGGGTGCGGTTCGCAACACCCCGGGCGTCACCGGCTTCGTCGGGCACGCCCACCAGCCCACCCCGCTGACCGTCGACGAGGTCGTCGCGATCCTCGGCCCGACGGCCGAGGCCAAGGCCGCCGAGAAGGTCGAGGTGAAGGTCCTCGACTTCCAGGTCGGTGACTCGGTCACCGTGATCGACGGGCCGTTCACCAGCCTGCAGGCCACCATCCACGAGATCAACGCCGACACCCAGCGGGTCAAGGGCCTCGTGGAGATCTTCGGCCGGGAGACCCCGGTCGAGCTGTCGTTCTCCCAGATCCAGAAGAACTAG
- the rplK gene encoding 50S ribosomal protein L11 produces the protein MPPKKKLAAVIKLQINAGVATPAPPVGPALGQHGVNIMEFCKAYNAATEAQRGQVIPVEISVYEDRSFTFVTKTPPAARMILKAAGVEKGSPTPHTTKVAKITREQVREIAQTKMADLNANDLDAAEKIIAGTARSMGITVTD, from the coding sequence ATGCCTCCCAAGAAGAAACTCGCAGCGGTCATCAAGCTGCAGATCAACGCCGGCGTTGCGACTCCGGCCCCGCCGGTAGGCCCGGCGCTGGGCCAGCACGGCGTCAACATCATGGAGTTCTGCAAGGCGTACAACGCGGCCACCGAGGCGCAGCGCGGCCAGGTGATCCCGGTCGAGATCTCGGTCTACGAGGACCGCTCGTTCACCTTCGTCACCAAGACCCCGCCGGCCGCGCGCATGATCCTCAAGGCCGCGGGTGTGGAGAAGGGCAGCCCCACTCCGCACACCACGAAGGTCGCCAAGATCACCCGCGAGCAGGTGCGGGAGATCGCCCAGACCAAGATGGCCGACCTCAACGCCAACGACCTGGACGCCGCGGAGAAGATCATCGCGGGGACCGCCCGATCGATGGGCATCACCGTCACCGACTGA
- the rplA gene encoding 50S ribosomal protein L1 — protein MKRSKSYRAAAEKIDRDALYEPLDALRLAKVTSTTKYDATVEVAMRLGVDPRKADQMVRGTVNLPHGTGKTARVLVFATGERAEEARAAGADIVGADELIAEVEGGRLDFDSVVSTPDLMGKVGRLGRVLGPRGLMPNPKTGTVTNDVAKAVTEIKGGKIEFRVDRHANLHFIVGKVSFSDQALLENYAAGLDEVLRLKPATAKGRYIKKVVMATTMGPGIPVDPSRTAKLTAALEAGASS, from the coding sequence ATGAAGCGCAGCAAGTCCTACCGCGCCGCCGCCGAGAAGATCGACCGCGACGCGCTCTACGAGCCGCTGGACGCCCTGCGGCTGGCCAAGGTGACCTCCACCACGAAGTACGACGCGACCGTCGAGGTCGCGATGCGCCTCGGGGTGGACCCCCGCAAGGCCGACCAGATGGTCCGCGGCACGGTGAACCTGCCGCACGGCACCGGCAAGACGGCCCGGGTCCTCGTGTTCGCGACCGGTGAGCGCGCCGAGGAGGCGCGTGCCGCGGGTGCGGACATCGTGGGCGCCGACGAGCTGATCGCCGAGGTCGAGGGCGGCCGGCTGGACTTCGACTCCGTCGTCTCCACCCCCGACCTCATGGGCAAGGTCGGCCGGCTCGGCCGGGTGCTCGGCCCCCGCGGCCTGATGCCGAACCCGAAGACGGGCACCGTGACCAACGACGTGGCCAAGGCGGTGACCGAGATCAAGGGCGGCAAGATCGAGTTCCGGGTGGACCGGCACGCGAACCTGCACTTCATCGTCGGCAAGGTGTCGTTCTCCGACCAGGCGCTGCTGGAGAACTACGCAGCGGGGCTCGACGAGGTGCTCCGGCTCAAGCCGGCCACGGCCAAGGGCCGGTACATCAAGAAGGTCGTCATGGCGACCACGATGGGCCCCGGAATCCCGGTGGACCCCAGCCGCACCGCCAAGCTGACCGCCGCGCTCGAGGCCGGCGCCAGCTCCTGA
- the rplJ gene encoding 50S ribosomal protein L10 → MARPDKAATVAELTEQFRGSKAVVLTEYRGLTVAQLKQLRKSLGEHASYAVVKNTLTKIAAREAGVEGLEASLAGPSAIAFVSGDPVEAAKGLRDFAKANSHLVIKGGVLDGKAITADEIKKLADLESREVLLAKLAGAMKASLSNAVSLFAAPLAQTARLVEALRQKAEQDPTVLNGGAGTPAPAPAAEPEAETPADAAVEEVVEETAESQAAEAAEAAPEAPEAAGAEPTAEETTQA, encoded by the coding sequence ATGGCCAGGCCCGACAAGGCGGCCACGGTAGCCGAGCTCACGGAGCAGTTCCGGGGCTCGAAGGCTGTCGTGCTGACCGAGTACCGCGGGCTCACCGTCGCCCAGCTCAAGCAGCTGCGCAAGTCCCTGGGTGAGCACGCGTCCTACGCCGTGGTGAAGAACACGCTGACCAAGATCGCTGCCCGCGAGGCCGGCGTCGAAGGGCTCGAGGCCTCGCTGGCCGGCCCCTCGGCGATCGCCTTCGTCAGCGGTGACCCGGTCGAGGCCGCCAAGGGCCTGCGCGACTTCGCCAAGGCCAACTCGCACCTCGTGATCAAGGGCGGGGTCCTCGACGGCAAGGCGATCACCGCCGACGAGATCAAGAAGCTCGCGGACCTCGAGTCCCGTGAGGTGCTGCTCGCGAAGCTCGCGGGCGCGATGAAGGCATCGCTGTCCAACGCGGTGTCGCTGTTCGCCGCACCACTGGCCCAGACGGCTCGTCTGGTCGAGGCGCTGCGCCAGAAGGCGGAGCAGGACCCCACGGTCCTGAACGGGGGGGCCGGTACCCCGGCTCCCGCTCCGGCCGCGGAGCCCGAGGCCGAGACCCCGGCCGACGCCGCGGTCGAGGAGGTCGTCGAGGAGACGGCCGAGTCCCAGGCCGCGGAGGCTGCCGAGGCGGCACCCGAGGCACCCGAGGCAGCCGGCGCCGAGCCGACCGCCGAGGAGACCACCCAGGCCTGA
- the rplL gene encoding 50S ribosomal protein L7/L12, producing the protein MAKLSTDELLDAFKEMSLIDLSEFVKQFEDTFGVTAAAPVAVAAAPAAAGGDAGAAAAEEQDEFDVILEAAGEKKIQVIKEVRTLTNLGLKEAKDLVDGAPQPVLEKVNKESAEKAKAALEGAGATVSVK; encoded by the coding sequence ATGGCGAAGCTCAGCACCGACGAACTCCTTGACGCGTTCAAGGAGATGTCGCTCATCGACCTCTCGGAGTTCGTAAAGCAGTTCGAGGACACCTTCGGCGTCACGGCCGCGGCCCCGGTGGCCGTCGCGGCCGCGCCGGCTGCGGCCGGCGGCGACGCCGGGGCGGCGGCGGCCGAGGAGCAGGACGAGTTCGACGTCATCCTCGAGGCCGCTGGCGAGAAGAAGATCCAGGTGATCAAGGAGGTGCGCACGCTGACGAACCTCGGCCTGAAGGAGGCCAAGGACCTCGTTGACGGCGCCCCCCAGCCGGTCCTGGAGAAGGTCAACAAGGAGTCGGCCGAGAAGGCCAAGGCGGCCCTCGAGGGCGCCGGCGCGACCGTCTCCGTCAAGTAG